One Panicum virgatum strain AP13 chromosome 3N, P.virgatum_v5, whole genome shotgun sequence DNA segment encodes these proteins:
- the LOC120666220 gene encoding phospholipase D delta-like, which yields MRSSGPASWAASPGGAGRSCSWRCWARITSSTWRAGRRSPGSGCCRCHVAGDGGQGGRGEGAGRRGGGGHEPGRPAQVQVPGGRRVLLLQYGEETKKFFKHSLVICLLSPRYPSNKLGMVKHKVVGTPYTHHQNCVLVDTPASETTRRVTAFLGGLNLCAGRYNTPAHTLFRGLRTVFHGDIYNPTFREEEDAKKLGPRQPWYDMHCRLDGTAAYDVLENFEQRWRKTTRLHLKGVLRFGKKAHWKEDALRNIERITWILSSAAKFDADAAGSGDDDDDGDLLNDLSDVRVFFWINSIFCC from the exons ATGCGCTCGTCGGGGCCGGCGAGCTGGGCGGCGAGCCCGGGCGGTGCTGGGAGGAGCTGTTCCTGGCGGTGCTGGGCGCGCATCACCTCGTCTACGTGGCGGGCTGGTCGGCGTTCCCCAGGGTCCGGCTGCTGCAGGTGCCAtgtcgccggagatggcggcCAAGGCGGCCGAGGTGAGGGcgctgggcggcgtggcggtggAGGACATGAGCCTGGGCGACCTGCTCAAGTACAAGTCCCAGGAGGGCGTCGGGTGCTGCTCCTCCAGTACGGCGAGGAGACCAAGAAGTTCTTCAAGCACTCGTTGGTGATCTGCCTGCTGTCGCCGCGGTATCCCAGCAACAAGCTCGGCATGGTCAAGCACAAG GTGGTGGGGACGCCGTACACGCACCACCAGAATTGCGTGCTCGTCGACACGCCGGCGTCGGAGACGACGCGCCGGGTCACGGCGTTCCTCGGCGGCCTCAACCTCTGCGCCGGCCGCTACAACACGCCCGCCCACACGCTCTTCCGCGGCCTCCGCACCGTCTTCCACGGCGACATCTACAACCCCACGttccgggaggaggaggatgccaAGAAGCTGGGTCCCCGGCAGCCGTGGTACGACATGCACTGCCGGCTGGACGGGACGGCGGCGTACGACGTCCTCGAAAACTTCGAGCAGCGCTGGAGGAAGACAACGAGACTGCACCTCAAGGGTGTGCTACGGTTCGGCAAGAAGGCGCACTGGAAGGAGGACGCCCTACGAAATATCGAGCGCATCACCTGGATCCTCAGCTCCGCCGCCAAGTTTGATGCTGAtgccgccggcagcggcgacgacgacgacgacggtgatTTGTTGAATGATTTGTCGGATGTACGAGTATTTTTTTGGATCAATTCAATATTTTGTTGTTGA
- the LOC120663360 gene encoding NDR1/HIN1-like protein 10, translating into MPSERSIVSTALSAALGQVWECIEFWTPLTSVIIILWLLYRPDHFYPTVDSAVLATLNLTTDEPPNLQYDLAVNVSFRNSHSRLSIRYLDISATAFCGSGTKLGPADDALPTPFRQGPMNTTVLHPAFRGMVAVDSMVTAWLKKELEAGMVHVNLRLSLTIKYRVMWPFIEIFFYKYDCWLWFPPPGLAAPAIFDAGTRCWVVN; encoded by the exons ATGCCGTCGGAAAGGTCGATCGTGAGCACGGCCCTCTCCGCTGCCCTCGGTCAAGTGTGGGAGTGCATCGAGTTCTGGACGCCGCTCACTTCAGTGATCATCATCCTCTGGCTTCTCTACCGCCCCGACCACTTCTACCCTACCGTCGATTCTGCCGTCCTCGCCACCCTCAACCTCACCACAGATGAGCCACCGAATCTCCAGTACGACCTGGCCGTGAACGTCAGCTTCCGCAACTCTCACAGCCGCCTCAGCATCCGGTATCTTGACATTAGCGCCACCGCCTTCTGCGGTAGCGGTACCAAGCTTGGCCCAGCCGACGATGCACTTCCAACGCCCTTTCGCCAGGGCCCCATGAACACAACC GTGCTGCACCCAGCATTCCGGGGCATGGTGGCTGTGGATTCCATGGTGACGGCGTGGCTGAAGAAGGAGCTCGAAGCAGGGATGGTGCATGTGAACCTGAGATTGTCACTGACAATCAAGTACAGGGTGATGTGGCCCTTCATTGAGATCTTCTTCTACAAGTACGATTGCTGGCTATGGTTCCCGCCGCCAGGCCTCGCGGCGCCAGCCATCTTTGATGCGGGCACGCGGTGCTGGGTCGTCAACTAA